In Candidatus Methylomirabilota bacterium, the DNA window ACGAGGAGCTCCAGAGCCAGCTCCACGTGATCGACGGGGCGGCCCGCCGCGCGGCCAAGATCGTGAAGGACCTCCGCTCGTTCGCCGAACCCGCACCCGCGCAGCGCGCGCCGGTCTCGGTGAGCGCCCTCATTCGCCAGGTCGTCGACGCCAACGCCTCGCGGCTTCGCGCCGATCACGTGGAGTGGCAGACCGCGCTGGAGGAGGTACCCGCGATCTGGGCGGACGGCGCACAGCTCGGCCAGGTCCTCCAGAGCCTCGTGGACAATGCCCGCTTTGCGATGGCCTCGGCGCACGAGGGCGGCATGCTCACGATCCGGCTCATGCCGGTCTCCTCGGGCGTCCGCATCGAGGTCGCCGACGACGGCCCCGGCATCCAGCCCAATCACCTGCCCCGGATCTTCAATCCCTTCTTCACGACCAAGGGGCCGGATCAGGGGCGCGGGCTCGGCCTTGCGGTGGCCCACGGCATCATCAAGGAGCACGGGGGCCGGCTCTGGGCCGAGAACGCCGAATCGGGCGGCGCGGTCCTGGTGATCGAGCTGCCCGTGAGCCTGCGGCGCGCCGAGCGCCCGTCCGCCGCCTAGCCGCGTCCGGGTTCCCGCGCGCGTGTGCTAGGCTGTGGCGTCATGCCACCGCGGCTCCGCATCCTCGTCCTTCTCCTCGCGCTCGTGAGCGTCGTCGCGGGCTGCTCGTCCGCGCCCTCGAGCGGCAGTAGCAGCTCGGGCGGCGTGCGCTGCCTCGATCGCGGCTCCGGTGGCCAAGGGTCCATCCGCGCCTCCGAGGAGCCGGACCGGCCGCTCTTCTTCCTGTTCTGCGTCCAGTCGCCCTGAGCGCCACGCCGCCCCGCGGTTGAGCGCGCTGGGCTCCCATGCTAGGCTCGCCTCCGTGCCGGGCGGCCGTGCCCCGCATCCATTCCTGATCGCCTCGGAGGCATCATGAGCGACGCCAAGGATTCCATCGTCCAGGCCGTGGACCGTCTCGGTGACGAGCTCGAGGCCCTGTCCCGCCGCATCCACGATCACCCCGAGCTGGGCTATCAGGAGAAGCAGGCGGCGGGCTGGCTGACCGAGTTCCTGGGCGCCAAGGGCTTCAAGGTGGAAACGCGCGTGGGCGGCGTCGAGACGGCCTTCCGCGCCACCATCGACACCGGCGAGGGCCCCACGATCGCGATCATGTGCGAGTACGACGCGCTCCCGGGCATCGGGCATGCGTGCGGGCACAACGTGATTGCCGCGTCGGGCGCCGGCGCGGGCGCCGCGCTGGCCCTCGCCCGGGGCGTGTTGCCCAAGGGGCGCGTGCAGGTCATCGGGACTCCCGCCGAGGAGGGCGGCGGCGGGAAGTGCCGCCTGATCAAGGCCGGCGTGTTCAAGGACGTGGACGCAGCCATGATGATCCACGGCTTCGACCGCACCATCCTCCACCAGGACCTCCTCGGCATCGTGCGGGGCACGTTCGAGTTCACCGGCAAGGCGTCACACGCCTCCGCCGACCCGTGGGAGGGCGTGAACGCCCTCGACGCCGTCATCGCGACCTTCAACGCGGTGTCGATGATGCGGCAGCAGGTGCGGCCGGACTGCCGCATCCACGGCATCATCACCAACGGCGGCGCCGCCGCGAACATCATCCCCGAGTACGCCTCCGCCGTCTTCTACGTCCGGGCGCCGCGTGTCGACGTGATGTGGGACCTCTACAAGCGCGTGGAGGCGTGCGCGCAAGGCGCAGCCAAGGCCACCGGCTGCACGCTCAAGGCCACCCAGAACGCCGACAACGTGTACGAGCCTCTCAAGCGCAACCAGACCCTCCTCGACCTCTTCGCCGCCAACATGAAGACGGCCGGGCTCGAGGAAGGCCCGCCCGTGCTCGACCGTCTCGGCTCGTCCGACGTCGGCAACGTGAGCCAGGTGATCCCGTGCATCCAGCCCATGGTGGGCATCGCGCCGCTCGGCACCGCCATCCACACGCGGGAGTTCGAGGCCGCCGCGGTGAAGCCGCTGGCCCGCGCGGGCCTGCTCGCCGCCGCCAAGACCATGGCCCTGACCACCTTCGACCTCCTCGCCGATCCCGCGCGCGTGCGCGCGGCAAAGGACGAGTTCGCGCGGAGCCGCTAGCGATGGCCCCGAACCCGGCGCTGGAGAGCGCCAAGACCCGGGTCGTCGAGGCGGTGGACCGGCTGGCGGGAGAGCTCGAGGCGCTGAGCCTCGAGATCCACGCCAACCCGGAGCTCTGCTTCAAGGAGGAAAAGGCCTCGGCCTGGCTGGGCCAGTTCCTCGGCAAGCACGGGGCCCAAGTCGAGCAGGGCGTGGGGGGGCTGCCCACGGCGTTCCGCGCGACGATTCCCGGCCAGGGCCCCGGTCCCACCGTGGCGATCCTCGCCGAATACGACGCGCTGCCCGGCATCGGGCACGCGTGCGGTCACAACATCATCGCGACGTCGGGCGCGGGCGCGGGAGCGGCGCTGGCCGCCGCGCTCAAGACCCTGCCCTTCGCGGGCCGGATCCAGGTGATCGGCACGCCCGCCGAGGAGGGCGGGGCGGGCAAGGTGCGGCTCATGGAGGCGGGCGTCTTCAAGGACGTGGACGCCGCCATGATGATCCACGGGCGGCCCGGCACCCAGGTGTGGCGGCCCTCGCTGGGGATCATCAAGGTGAAGGTCGAGTTCCAGGGACGCGCCGCGCACGCGTCCTCCTGGCCGTGGCGGGGCGTCAACGCTCTCAACGCCATGATTCAGCTCTTCGTCTCGCTGGATCAGATGCGTCAGCAGGTGAAGCCGGACGCGCGGATCCACGGCGTCATCACCAAGGGCGGCGAGCAAGCCAACATCATTCCCGAGCACACGGCGGCGGAGTTCTACCTCCGCGCGCCCACGCGCGACTACTGCAAGGAGCTGCTGCGCCGCTTCCAGGCCGTCGCCGACGGCGCCGCGCTGGCCACCGGCTGCACCGCCACGGTGTCGCCGGACCCCATCATCCACGACCCGCTCAAGCCGAACGTCACGATGGCCGCGCTCTTCAAGCAAAACCTCGAGCGCATCGACTTCCCCGAGGATCCGGACGATGGACAGGCCGGCTACGGCTCGACCGATTGCGGCAACGTGAGCCAGGCGCTGCCGACCATCCATCCCTACATCCGCATCAGCCCCGATGGCATCCCCGGCCATTCGCGCGAGTTCGCGGAGTGGGCGAAGTCGCCGCTCGCGCACACGGGCATGGTGGCGGCGGCCAAGACGCTCGCCCTCACCGCCCTCGACCTCCTCGCCGACCCCGCCGAGCTGGAGAAGGCCAAGCAAGAGTTCGCGAAGACGGCGGGCTAGCCCCGCCGGGCGCGCGCGGCGGTCAGGATCTGTTTCACCTGGGTGATGTGATCGAGCGTGTGCAGGCGGAAGGCGAACACCGCGTAGGCCTTCCAGGCGATCTCCTCCATCCAGTGGAGCGGCGCCTGCCGCCCGTCCGCCTCGCGCACGTTGATGACCGCGATCACCGGCGCGCGCGCCCCGGTGGGCGCATCCCGCGCTCCGTCGAGCGCGCAGAGGATCTCAGCGTGGGCGCCCACGAGCGCCGCCCGGAGTTCGCCCCAGGGCGTCGCGAAGGGATCGGCGGACTGTAGGCCAGCCGGGATGGGCGGGCCGGCCGGGCGCCGGTCCGCAAGGAGGTCGCGCAGCTCGCCGAGGCTCGGCGCGTGCGTCAGCAGGAGATGGTCCACGACCTCGTGAATGGACCACTCCCCGGGCCCGGGCCGGTCCGCCGCGTGCTCCGCGGACACCGGAGCCAAGAGCGCTTCCATGGCGTCGAAGCCCGCCGCGACCCGTGCCCGGACCTGGGCCAGCGGCAGGGCTTCGCCCTTGTCGCGCAGGTACTCGCGCAGCCGGATCTGCTCCTCACGCTCCGTCATCGGCGTCCTTCCCGTCGTCGCAGATAGGTCCACAGCACGTCCTCGCACAGGCGCTCGGCGGTGGCGCGCGGCAGCGCCCGCCGGTCGAAGGTGTGCTGCAGGGACAGTCCGTCGAGCACGGCCAGCACCACCGCCGCCGCGCCGTCGGGCGCCAGACGGCGAAGCCGGCCCTCGAGCACCCCCTGCCGGATCCCCGCGGCGATCAGGCGGCGGGAGCGCGCGTAGGTGCGCGCGTTCACGGCGGCGAGCGCGCGGTCGTGCAGGCTCTCGCCCCACAGCTCGATGAACACCGTCCAGAACTCGCGGTCGCGCGCGGCCACCTCCAGGCAGGCGCGGACGAGCGCGCGCAGGCGGCCCCGGGCCCCCCGGGCGCCTCGCGCCTCGGCGGCGACGCGGCGATCGAGATCGGCGCTCACGCGCAGCGCGGCGGCGGCGAGGATGGCCCGCTTGTCCTTGAAGTAGTAGTGGAGAACGCCCTGGCTCAAGCGGGCCTCGCGGGCCACCCGCTTCATGGTGAGGCCCGCATAGCCCTTGGTGGCCAGGCAGTGAATGGTGGCGCGAACGATCGCCGCGCGCCGGAGGGGAGCCACGCCGACCCTGGGGCTCATGCCCCAGGGTCTACGCGGTTTTTATTGGTCGGTCAACCGATTTAATTCAGAGGTGTCGAACGAGACTTAGCCGGCCGCCTTCTTGGCCGCGGCGAGGGCCGCGTCGTAGTTGGGCTCCTGGGTGATGTCCTTCACGTACTCGGCGTGGGCGACCTTGCCGTCC includes these proteins:
- a CDS encoding TetR/AcrR family transcriptional regulator; translated protein: MSPRVGVAPLRRAAIVRATIHCLATKGYAGLTMKRVAREARLSQGVLHYYFKDKRAILAAAALRVSADLDRRVAAEARGARGARGRLRALVRACLEVAARDREFWTVFIELWGESLHDRALAAVNARTYARSRRLIAAGIRQGVLEGRLRRLAPDGAAAVVLAVLDGLSLQHTFDRRALPRATAERLCEDVLWTYLRRREGRR
- a CDS encoding M20 family metallopeptidase, which codes for MSDAKDSIVQAVDRLGDELEALSRRIHDHPELGYQEKQAAGWLTEFLGAKGFKVETRVGGVETAFRATIDTGEGPTIAIMCEYDALPGIGHACGHNVIAASGAGAGAALALARGVLPKGRVQVIGTPAEEGGGGKCRLIKAGVFKDVDAAMMIHGFDRTILHQDLLGIVRGTFEFTGKASHASADPWEGVNALDAVIATFNAVSMMRQQVRPDCRIHGIITNGGAAANIIPEYASAVFYVRAPRVDVMWDLYKRVEACAQGAAKATGCTLKATQNADNVYEPLKRNQTLLDLFAANMKTAGLEEGPPVLDRLGSSDVGNVSQVIPCIQPMVGIAPLGTAIHTREFEAAAVKPLARAGLLAAAKTMALTTFDLLADPARVRAAKDEFARSR
- a CDS encoding DinB family protein, with translation MTEREEQIRLREYLRDKGEALPLAQVRARVAAGFDAMEALLAPVSAEHAADRPGPGEWSIHEVVDHLLLTHAPSLGELRDLLADRRPAGPPIPAGLQSADPFATPWGELRAALVGAHAEILCALDGARDAPTGARAPVIAVINVREADGRQAPLHWMEEIAWKAYAVFAFRLHTLDHITQVKQILTAARARRG
- a CDS encoding M20 family metallopeptidase; the protein is MAPNPALESAKTRVVEAVDRLAGELEALSLEIHANPELCFKEEKASAWLGQFLGKHGAQVEQGVGGLPTAFRATIPGQGPGPTVAILAEYDALPGIGHACGHNIIATSGAGAGAALAAALKTLPFAGRIQVIGTPAEEGGAGKVRLMEAGVFKDVDAAMMIHGRPGTQVWRPSLGIIKVKVEFQGRAAHASSWPWRGVNALNAMIQLFVSLDQMRQQVKPDARIHGVITKGGEQANIIPEHTAAEFYLRAPTRDYCKELLRRFQAVADGAALATGCTATVSPDPIIHDPLKPNVTMAALFKQNLERIDFPEDPDDGQAGYGSTDCGNVSQALPTIHPYIRISPDGIPGHSREFAEWAKSPLAHTGMVAAAKTLALTALDLLADPAELEKAKQEFAKTAG